In Symmachiella dynata, the following are encoded in one genomic region:
- a CDS encoding 50S ribosomal protein bL37 produces MAKTQRKLKKANHGARPASSKARKAKRAKLKT; encoded by the coding sequence ATGGCGAAAACACAGCGGAAATTGAAAAAGGCGAATCACGGTGCCCGTCCGGCCAGTTCCAAGGCGCGCAAAGCCAAACGAGCGAAGCTGAAAACGTAA
- a CDS encoding 3'(2'),5'-bisphosphate nucleotidase, translating into MLESEKEFALSAVQAAAAICRRVQSGIALDSLDKKDRSPVTVADFAVQALISGLLAEQFPDDALVGEEGADQLREASAEELRNRVVAEVQAARDDDPTSETVLNWIDRGQAAGGAQGRFWVLDPIDGTKGFLRKEQYAIALALIENGQVQLGVLGCPNLPESMDQPTGPDAGYAFVAVKGQGTEAAKMPADGTLGELSPIAVSSSDDPASARRCESVESGHASHDEMAQIAEKAQMTGEPVRLDSQAKYATVARGESVAYLRLSPDASYTEKIWDHAAGEIVVTEAGGVVTDLLGKPLDFTQGRGLVNNRGIIATNAALHERVVRATAEVLGF; encoded by the coding sequence ATGCTGGAATCGGAAAAGGAATTCGCTCTCTCTGCTGTACAGGCCGCCGCCGCGATTTGTCGCCGCGTGCAATCCGGCATTGCGCTGGACAGCTTGGACAAAAAAGACCGCTCACCCGTGACGGTCGCCGACTTCGCTGTGCAAGCATTGATCAGCGGTTTGTTGGCTGAGCAATTTCCCGACGACGCATTGGTCGGTGAAGAGGGAGCGGACCAACTGCGTGAGGCGAGTGCCGAGGAATTGCGAAATCGAGTCGTCGCCGAGGTGCAAGCAGCGCGCGACGATGATCCGACCAGCGAGACCGTGCTGAATTGGATCGACCGCGGACAGGCAGCCGGCGGAGCACAGGGGCGATTTTGGGTCTTGGACCCGATCGACGGCACCAAAGGTTTTCTCCGCAAAGAACAATACGCGATCGCCTTGGCCCTGATCGAAAACGGCCAAGTGCAGCTCGGCGTGCTGGGCTGCCCGAATCTGCCCGAATCAATGGACCAACCCACCGGTCCCGATGCCGGATATGCCTTCGTGGCGGTCAAAGGCCAAGGAACAGAGGCCGCCAAGATGCCGGCGGACGGGACGCTCGGGGAATTGTCGCCGATCGCCGTTTCTTCCTCCGACGATCCCGCTTCGGCCCGACGGTGCGAATCGGTCGAGTCGGGACATGCCAGCCACGATGAAATGGCACAAATCGCCGAAAAAGCGCAAATGACCGGCGAACCGGTAAGACTCGACAGCCAAGCCAAATACGCCACCGTGGCACGCGGCGAATCGGTCGCCTATTTGCGGCTCTCCCCCGATGCCAGCTATACCGAAAAAATCTGGGATCATGCCGCTGGAGAGATCGTGGTGACCGAAGCGGGCGGTGTGGTGACCGACTTGTTGGGCAAACCGCTGGATTTCACCCAAGGCCGCGGGCTGGTCAACAATCGCGGCATCATCGCCACCAACGCCGCCCTCCACGAACGCGTGGTGCGGGCGACAGCTGAGGTGTTGGGGTTTTGA
- a CDS encoding phosphoadenylyl-sulfate reductase — protein sequence MAKLSQVDLTDLNRSMEERTPQELLAWAASIFGKRVAIMSAMQKAGSVVCHMASSAKLPLKVLFVDTGVHFQETLETRDRMISDYGLDVITLHPKQTMAEQSAEMGVLYLTPDGQAKCCDLRKTEPLMQATSDYDALISSLRRADGGRRGNVPILSIDTNTQTLKINVLANFGDQEFNDYIVRQSVIVNPLHEQGFSTIGCNRCTTPVLPDEEKRAGRWRHLGPWAMYCGINPTDVDRGGSPAIELPGELIDKILGRNDDFVI from the coding sequence ATGGCCAAACTATCTCAGGTTGATCTCACTGATCTCAATCGTTCGATGGAAGAGCGCACGCCGCAAGAATTGCTGGCGTGGGCCGCATCGATCTTTGGCAAGCGCGTTGCCATTATGTCAGCGATGCAAAAAGCCGGTAGTGTCGTCTGCCATATGGCATCGTCTGCCAAATTGCCGCTCAAGGTCCTCTTCGTCGACACCGGCGTTCATTTTCAGGAAACGCTCGAGACCCGCGACCGCATGATCTCCGATTACGGGTTGGACGTCATTACCCTGCACCCCAAGCAGACCATGGCGGAACAATCAGCTGAGATGGGCGTGCTCTATCTGACGCCCGATGGCCAAGCCAAATGTTGCGACCTACGGAAAACCGAACCGCTGATGCAGGCCACCAGCGACTACGATGCGCTGATCAGCAGCCTCCGCCGCGCCGATGGCGGACGACGGGGGAACGTTCCGATACTTTCGATCGATACCAATACCCAAACGCTGAAGATCAACGTCCTCGCGAATTTCGGCGACCAAGAGTTTAATGACTACATCGTGCGGCAAAGCGTCATCGTTAACCCGCTACACGAGCAAGGATTTTCTACGATTGGCTGCAATCGTTGCACCACCCCCGTCCTGCCCGACGAAGAAAAACGGGCCGGGCGCTGGCGGCATCTGGGGCCTTGGGCCATGTATTGCGGGATCAATCCCACCGATGTCGACCGCGGTGGATCACCCGCGATCGAGTTGCCCGGGGAATTGATCGATAAAATCCTCGGCCGCAACGATGATTTCGTCATCTGA
- a CDS encoding serine/threonine-protein kinase, with protein sequence MTTDPHSSAESPGGNRSPATGPGATTRPSAGPSASPTAGRGEIPQSIGKYRIERRLGEGGMGTVYLALDTELKRHVALKLLRQERAGNPTLVKRFQAEAKTAAALKHKNVVAVYEAGQVDGFTFIAMEFVDGIDVHDLVQRREVIPVRRSISIIKQVASALQHAYERGVVHRDIKPSNLLIQRDGTVKLADLGLARIIDESSDAGITRDGTTVGTVDYMSPEQARNSRSADTRSDIYSLGCAWYHMLTGEPPYADGGLTQRLRLHAEGKPPDPRDLNPKVPEGVVAILNRMLAKNPDDRYRTPAEVIKELDKVSLQRSTVAGQILSELDEREETDDKPVIKVRKNVAPLPSRDPKLGKPESEGTIVFPMRLVGTVLTGIALLALLLYGWSNWMPSSSEEPVDIDFTSDPLDVRDPFELQNAPEFDPFAPNENPENEDKQNPPPDGAQAAPAEDPSAATLTPPENEPVVQGEPKTVTPVERALAQQPYLPDWAARSTIAARRKGLVTATVALPSAIGPNARPPTIPLKPHLEKLPEAGGILRLPATGPYELNLAQLQNHQHIVFKGGTPRPAVFIRQTAGQPIALDVSLPILEFDGLDLFFQVDDDSAQHPAVAIHAGAGELLLRDCSVQVLGNQQANIVALQIEKPATADLSATARLLLDRSVLMGPHLTAVQVDSDHADVVIRDSLIVSGSAPALQIAQSRATAAMSQRSLRLIGDTIVSSSHAVELINGLSIGDVAPTQITAIDTVFANTAAVESAAMLGLRNWPRTAGQLQNLTWESAGSAYQGWPRLVQNRNAKITEGIAADYTDWKSLWPVPGEEPQFHPTPWPTSAVGFSQPLDLKPFTSQTLPNTVAVSLLGDQPGCRVANLHVGTATPLTETRDIPPRPSFPTAVAAEFKNAEIIPFDLTKRDLGSFLRKTRLPPRVVIVAEGYGRREITPFSITDRAVRIEFRQKGGEVPLKLVAAAKGRASVNKPASDALMTVVSGRLDIVGGDFEMSASAKRSGFDWFLDVRDGGFSIEQCHVALRSGNSDHKSGLIRWQDDTAGNSATQPRVGLIRDSFLVADGTLIQAQMRQRQLFVDNAILVSPETIFSLDVDVSPAIPPSSLVLQNSTLSAARNFFEVSTADPHDSQRAALGIFAERTIFAAPPHTDSKTATPVVFADRSATASGTVAWIGEQNGYSDEIKKFVVADPVKLADSSNFNLGWIETWGQKNVRSPLAKPGGVLFAAPLPTLEKLVPKHFTLHSSAEANSWNGQRLGADPGKIVPQTSAGAKSSSKRTKSNGF encoded by the coding sequence ATGACGACCGATCCTCATTCGTCTGCGGAATCCCCCGGCGGAAATCGCTCCCCGGCCACCGGTCCCGGTGCCACCACACGGCCAAGCGCCGGTCCGAGCGCCAGTCCAACTGCCGGTCGCGGTGAGATCCCTCAATCGATCGGCAAATACCGCATCGAACGACGTTTGGGCGAAGGCGGCATGGGGACAGTCTACCTGGCCCTCGATACCGAACTGAAACGCCACGTCGCTTTAAAGTTGCTGCGTCAAGAACGTGCCGGCAATCCCACGCTCGTCAAACGCTTTCAAGCCGAAGCCAAAACCGCCGCCGCTCTCAAGCACAAAAACGTGGTCGCGGTCTACGAAGCGGGTCAAGTCGATGGCTTCACCTTTATCGCCATGGAATTCGTAGACGGTATTGATGTCCATGATCTCGTGCAGCGCCGCGAAGTCATTCCCGTCCGCCGCTCCATCAGTATCATCAAACAAGTCGCCAGCGCGCTACAACATGCGTATGAACGAGGGGTCGTCCACCGCGACATCAAACCCTCCAACCTGTTGATCCAGCGCGATGGAACGGTCAAATTGGCCGATTTGGGCCTGGCACGGATCATCGATGAATCCTCCGATGCGGGAATCACACGCGATGGGACCACCGTCGGCACTGTCGACTATATGTCGCCTGAACAAGCCCGCAACAGCCGTTCGGCCGATACCCGCAGCGATATTTATTCGCTCGGCTGCGCCTGGTATCACATGCTCACCGGCGAACCCCCCTATGCCGATGGCGGTTTAACACAACGTCTGCGGCTGCACGCCGAGGGAAAGCCCCCCGATCCCCGCGACCTGAATCCCAAGGTCCCCGAGGGAGTCGTCGCCATCTTGAACCGCATGTTGGCCAAAAATCCTGATGACCGCTATCGCACACCGGCGGAGGTGATCAAGGAACTCGATAAAGTCAGCCTGCAGCGCAGCACGGTAGCGGGACAAATCCTGTCCGAATTGGACGAGCGCGAGGAGACGGATGACAAGCCTGTTATTAAAGTCCGAAAAAACGTAGCCCCCTTGCCCTCCCGAGATCCCAAGTTGGGCAAGCCGGAATCTGAAGGGACGATCGTCTTTCCGATGCGGCTCGTAGGAACCGTGCTCACCGGAATCGCCTTGTTGGCGTTGCTGCTCTACGGTTGGTCAAACTGGATGCCCAGCTCCAGCGAGGAACCTGTCGATATCGATTTCACCAGTGACCCGCTCGATGTCCGCGACCCGTTCGAACTCCAAAATGCTCCCGAATTCGACCCCTTCGCCCCCAACGAGAACCCCGAGAACGAAGACAAACAAAATCCGCCCCCCGACGGTGCCCAAGCAGCCCCCGCCGAAGATCCCTCCGCTGCAACCCTCACTCCGCCCGAAAACGAACCGGTTGTGCAGGGAGAACCCAAAACCGTAACCCCGGTCGAACGCGCGCTGGCACAACAACCGTACCTCCCCGACTGGGCTGCGCGTTCCACAATTGCTGCACGGCGAAAAGGCTTAGTCACGGCCACCGTCGCACTCCCCTCGGCGATCGGTCCCAACGCCCGTCCGCCAACCATCCCCCTGAAGCCGCATCTGGAGAAATTGCCCGAAGCTGGCGGAATTCTCCGACTGCCGGCAACCGGGCCTTATGAATTGAATTTGGCCCAGCTCCAAAATCATCAGCACATCGTGTTCAAGGGGGGCACCCCACGCCCGGCGGTCTTCATCCGGCAAACAGCGGGCCAGCCGATCGCCCTGGACGTCTCGCTCCCCATTTTGGAATTCGACGGGCTGGACCTGTTTTTCCAAGTCGACGACGATTCCGCGCAACACCCTGCCGTTGCCATTCACGCCGGTGCCGGCGAACTACTGCTGCGAGACTGTTCCGTCCAAGTGCTGGGAAACCAGCAGGCGAACATCGTCGCCCTCCAAATCGAAAAGCCCGCAACCGCCGATCTCTCCGCGACCGCGCGGCTGCTTCTCGACCGCTCGGTCCTCATGGGGCCGCATCTGACCGCTGTGCAGGTGGATTCCGATCACGCCGACGTTGTGATTCGCGACAGCCTCATTGTCTCGGGCAGCGCTCCGGCCCTGCAAATCGCGCAATCGCGCGCCACCGCAGCCATGTCACAACGCTCGCTGCGATTGATCGGCGACACGATTGTCTCCAGCAGCCACGCGGTTGAGTTAATCAACGGCCTCTCGATCGGCGATGTCGCCCCCACACAAATCACCGCCATCGATACAGTTTTCGCCAACACCGCAGCAGTCGAATCAGCCGCCATGTTGGGCTTGCGAAACTGGCCACGCACCGCCGGACAGCTTCAAAACCTCACCTGGGAATCAGCCGGCTCAGCCTATCAAGGTTGGCCGCGGTTAGTGCAAAATCGGAATGCGAAAATCACAGAGGGCATTGCCGCCGACTATACCGATTGGAAATCGCTCTGGCCGGTCCCGGGGGAAGAACCACAGTTTCATCCCACCCCCTGGCCCACATCCGCAGTCGGTTTTTCACAACCGCTGGACTTAAAACCATTCACCTCCCAAACGCTTCCCAATACAGTCGCCGTCAGTCTATTGGGTGACCAACCGGGCTGTCGTGTGGCGAACTTGCATGTCGGCACGGCAACTCCCCTCACAGAGACACGCGACATTCCCCCCCGCCCCTCTTTTCCAACAGCCGTCGCAGCGGAATTCAAAAACGCCGAAATCATCCCCTTCGATTTAACCAAACGGGACTTGGGTAGTTTTCTCCGCAAGACCCGACTTCCGCCGCGCGTCGTGATTGTCGCCGAAGGATATGGACGGCGGGAAATCACGCCGTTTTCGATCACCGACCGCGCCGTACGAATTGAATTTCGCCAAAAAGGGGGGGAAGTCCCCCTAAAACTGGTGGCTGCCGCAAAAGGTCGCGCCTCTGTGAACAAGCCAGCGAGCGATGCCTTGATGACCGTAGTGAGTGGCCGACTGGATATCGTAGGGGGCGATTTTGAGATGTCCGCCTCCGCTAAGCGGTCCGGTTTTGACTGGTTCCTCGACGTGCGCGATGGCGGTTTTTCGATTGAGCAATGTCACGTGGCCCTGCGGTCGGGCAATTCCGACCACAAATCGGGACTCATCCGCTGGCAAGACGACACGGCCGGAAACTCGGCAACTCAACCGCGTGTGGGACTGATCCGCGACTCCTTCCTTGTCGCCGATGGAACGCTCATTCAAGCTCAAATGCGACAACGGCAATTATTCGTCGACAACGCGATCCTGGTTTCACCCGAAACGATTTTTTCACTCGACGTCGATGTTTCTCCCGCAATTCCGCCCAGCAGCCTCGTCCTGCAAAATTCCACACTCTCGGCCGCGAGAAATTTTTTCGAGGTCTCCACCGCCGACCCTCACGATTCGCAACGCGCCGCCTTGGGGATTTTTGCGGAGCGGACAATCTTCGCCGCACCGCCACACACCGATTCAAAGACAGCAACACCAGTCGTATTCGCCGACCGCTCCGCCACCGCGAGCGGGACCGTTGCCTGGATCGGCGAGCAGAATGGCTACTCGGATGAAATTAAGAAGTTCGTCGTGGCCGACCCCGTGAAACTCGCCGACTCATCAAATTTCAACCTGGGCTGGATAGAGACCTGGGGCCAGAAGAACGTCCGCTCCCCGCTCGCCAAACCGGGAGGCGTGCTGTTTGCCGCGCCACTCCCCACTTTGGAGAAATTAGTGCCCAAACATTTCACGCTGCACAGCAGCGCCGAAGCGAACTCCTGGAACGGCCAACGGCTCGGCGCAGACCCTGGCAAGATTGTGCCCCAAACATCCGCCGGAGCCAAATCATCATCCAAGCGAACGAAATCCAACGGGTTTTGA
- a CDS encoding S41 family peptidase, producing MRLRSKIQLAALLLLIASTASWPGLSGFADSARGTGVSREIQQEISTGRQLEASRQWLDAIEHYEKAAKQWPDNNSLKLGLRRSKFQFSIVRRYSDKSFRESMLRLQEAEALQIYDELSQTIERRYVENIGPTSIVAHGTESLWLALQNKKFLQTNIPNADKTRVTALCRLLRESYWNKPVRYHGQARQVILEICRISQARLGLRSAPIIMEYVFGSCNALDDYSSYLTPGRLKDLFGNIDGEFVGLGIEMKAELGKGMLLVNVLPDSPADAGGLTPGEYIVSIDGTDCRNMSTDEAAERLQGASGSRVILDIQGAPGTRLRQGTFIRRAVSIKSFPIVKMVDPSEGIGYIQMTGFQRNSTRELDAALRKLQQQGMRALIWDVRGNPGGLLDQATSVLDRFIENGVLVSTRGRNGQVKDVMRATRPGTWRMPLVVLIDGNSASASEIVAGAIRDHHRGTLVGRKTYGKWSVQEVMHTRGNAGLRLTIAKFYSPSGRNHAKVGVSPDIEVPEPDQSRTYYRSPTDLNVAGDSDLQAGLRALRRQMAQR from the coding sequence ATGCGCCTACGCAGTAAGATACAACTGGCCGCTCTGCTTTTACTCATCGCCTCGACGGCGTCCTGGCCCGGACTCTCCGGGTTCGCCGACTCCGCTCGTGGCACCGGGGTCAGTCGCGAAATCCAACAAGAGATTTCCACCGGCCGCCAACTCGAAGCGTCCCGTCAATGGCTCGATGCCATTGAGCACTACGAAAAAGCGGCCAAGCAATGGCCGGACAACAATTCGCTCAAATTGGGGCTGCGCCGCAGCAAATTCCAATTCAGCATCGTCCGCCGCTATTCCGACAAATCGTTCCGCGAATCGATGTTGCGTCTGCAAGAAGCCGAAGCTTTGCAGATTTATGATGAACTATCACAGACCATCGAACGTCGCTACGTAGAAAACATTGGACCGACGTCCATCGTCGCCCACGGCACGGAAAGCCTGTGGTTGGCGTTGCAAAACAAAAAATTTCTGCAAACCAACATCCCCAACGCCGACAAAACACGGGTGACCGCCTTGTGTCGTTTGTTGCGGGAGAGCTATTGGAACAAACCGGTACGGTATCACGGCCAAGCCCGACAGGTGATTTTAGAAATTTGCAGGATCTCACAGGCCCGTTTGGGACTGCGGTCCGCTCCCATCATCATGGAATACGTCTTCGGCAGTTGTAACGCACTGGACGACTACAGCAGCTATCTCACCCCCGGTCGCCTCAAAGATTTGTTTGGCAACATCGACGGCGAGTTTGTCGGACTGGGTATCGAAATGAAAGCCGAATTGGGCAAAGGGATGTTGCTCGTCAACGTACTTCCCGACAGCCCCGCCGACGCGGGGGGACTCACCCCGGGCGAATACATCGTCAGCATCGACGGCACGGATTGCCGCAACATGTCCACCGACGAAGCTGCCGAACGGCTGCAAGGCGCCTCGGGAAGTCGGGTGATTTTGGACATTCAAGGGGCACCGGGAACAAGGCTGCGACAAGGCACCTTCATTCGGCGTGCGGTCTCGATCAAGAGTTTTCCGATCGTCAAAATGGTCGACCCCAGCGAAGGGATTGGCTACATCCAAATGACCGGTTTTCAACGCAATTCCACCAGGGAGCTCGACGCAGCGTTGCGGAAACTCCAACAACAAGGCATGCGGGCCCTCATCTGGGATGTCCGCGGAAACCCCGGCGGCTTGTTGGATCAAGCCACCTCGGTCCTGGACCGCTTTATTGAGAACGGCGTATTGGTCTCCACCCGAGGACGCAATGGTCAAGTCAAAGATGTCATGCGAGCCACACGGCCCGGAACGTGGCGAATGCCGCTGGTCGTGCTGATCGACGGCAATAGTGCCAGTGCCAGCGAAATTGTTGCCGGAGCCATTCGCGATCACCATCGCGGTACACTGGTTGGCCGTAAGACGTATGGAAAATGGTCGGTTCAAGAAGTGATGCACACACGGGGCAATGCCGGCTTGCGATTAACAATCGCCAAGTTTTACTCGCCCAGTGGCCGCAATCACGCTAAAGTGGGCGTATCGCCCGATATTGAAGTTCCTGAACCCGATCAAAGCCGGACGTATTATCGCTCGCCGACCGACTTGAATGTCGCCGGGGACAGTGATTTGCAGGCCGGCTTGAGAGCCCTTCGCCGACAAATGGCCCAACGATGA
- a CDS encoding iron-containing alcohol dehydrogenase: protein MSGSTNIEPSQTPRPVENGRLVPFDYAPRTRVVFGPGTLNQLGSLVTELGGTRVFLVTDPGLQQAGHAQHGLESLNAAGLHVTMFTDVQQNPTTDDVDRALAVARGANVDLIVGLGGGSSMDCAKGVNFLLSNGGRMEDYWGVGKATKPMLPMIAVPTTSGTGSEAQSFALIANSKTHMKMACGDKKAACKIAILDPELTVSMPASVTAATGVDAISHAVESYVSTSRNPVSQLFSRQSWQLTAKSFRRVMQRPTDIDGRGQMQLGAYLAGAAIENAMLGAAHACANPLTAHYEITHGVAVGIMLPHIIRYNAAVVGRLYGDLAVDCGLCAANDARAGELLADFVRELIAESGQATSLAPWNIHPDSLSQLAEEASKQWTGNFNPRPVDQQSLKEIYECAM, encoded by the coding sequence ATGTCTGGCAGCACAAATATAGAACCGTCCCAAACACCTCGCCCGGTTGAGAACGGCCGGTTGGTCCCTTTTGACTATGCCCCGCGGACGCGCGTGGTGTTCGGTCCCGGCACGCTCAATCAATTGGGCAGCTTGGTGACTGAGTTGGGCGGGACCCGCGTGTTTTTAGTCACGGACCCTGGATTGCAACAAGCGGGGCATGCGCAACACGGGCTGGAATCGCTCAACGCCGCCGGTTTGCACGTGACGATGTTCACTGATGTCCAGCAAAATCCGACAACTGACGATGTGGACCGCGCTTTGGCCGTTGCGCGGGGGGCGAATGTCGACCTGATTGTGGGTTTGGGGGGCGGCAGCAGTATGGATTGCGCCAAAGGGGTGAACTTTCTGCTCAGCAACGGCGGTCGGATGGAGGATTATTGGGGGGTGGGCAAGGCCACAAAACCAATGTTGCCCATGATCGCCGTGCCGACGACATCGGGAACGGGCAGTGAAGCGCAGTCGTTTGCTTTGATTGCCAACTCCAAGACACACATGAAGATGGCCTGCGGCGATAAAAAGGCGGCTTGCAAAATCGCGATTCTTGATCCGGAATTAACAGTCAGCATGCCTGCTTCGGTTACGGCTGCGACAGGAGTCGATGCGATCAGCCATGCGGTCGAGTCGTATGTCTCCACAAGTCGGAATCCGGTTTCGCAACTCTTTAGCCGTCAATCGTGGCAGTTAACAGCCAAGTCCTTCCGCCGGGTGATGCAACGTCCGACGGATATTGATGGTCGCGGGCAAATGCAACTGGGGGCTTATCTTGCTGGAGCGGCGATTGAGAATGCGATGTTGGGGGCGGCGCATGCTTGTGCAAATCCGCTCACGGCGCATTATGAAATCACGCATGGCGTGGCGGTGGGCATCATGTTGCCGCACATCATACGTTACAATGCCGCAGTGGTCGGCCGCTTGTACGGTGATTTGGCGGTCGATTGCGGCTTGTGCGCCGCCAATGATGCACGTGCCGGAGAATTGCTGGCTGATTTTGTGCGGGAATTGATTGCCGAAAGCGGACAAGCGACGAGTTTGGCGCCTTGGAATATCCACCCCGATTCCTTGTCGCAATTGGCCGAGGAGGCCTCCAAGCAATGGACGGGCAATTTCAATCCGCGTCCGGTCGATCAGCAAAGTTTGAAGGAGATTTACGAATGCGCCATGTGA
- a CDS encoding PQQ-binding-like beta-propeller repeat protein: MRHVMTARRTVCWLLLSIVACGGLLGGIVHGDDAQKPAKNDWPNFRNGLEQRGIATTTLPEKPELLWKHEAGEMVTATAAIVDGRVYIGTLKGEVLCLDLKNGERIWTYRSIESDDPEEFAPGFNAAATVAGDTVYLGDEDGVFHAINRQDGKARWKFQTNDQIVGAAAVVGEHVIVGSHDQSLYCLKTATGEKVWEVVTEGPVNCSVAVEGNSTFTTGCDGLLRVIDITTGKENIALQQQVGSYVIASPAVMGDLLYVGNHDAEFWAVDWKNGKHLWTYKAERRHYPFHSSAAVTDDLVVVGNGDKRLHCIDRATGKGRWMFDTRGAVDGSPVVVGDRVYFGSGDGKLYGVNLADGKEVFRFVGGRPFTASPAVGEGCLVIGSESSKGYIYCFGKKPAAQ, translated from the coding sequence ATGCGCCATGTGATGACCGCGCGACGCACCGTATGTTGGCTGTTGTTGTCGATCGTCGCTTGCGGCGGACTGCTGGGCGGGATCGTTCACGGCGACGATGCGCAAAAGCCGGCGAAAAACGACTGGCCGAACTTCCGCAACGGGCTTGAGCAACGCGGCATCGCCACGACCACGCTGCCGGAGAAACCGGAGTTGTTGTGGAAACATGAAGCGGGCGAAATGGTGACGGCGACGGCGGCGATTGTCGATGGTCGTGTCTACATCGGCACGCTAAAAGGCGAAGTGCTCTGCTTGGATCTGAAAAACGGCGAGCGAATTTGGACCTATCGGTCGATCGAAAGCGACGATCCCGAGGAATTCGCACCCGGTTTTAACGCAGCCGCCACAGTTGCCGGTGATACAGTCTATCTCGGCGACGAGGATGGCGTGTTTCATGCCATCAATCGACAGGACGGCAAAGCACGCTGGAAGTTTCAGACCAACGATCAAATCGTCGGCGCCGCTGCCGTGGTGGGGGAGCACGTGATCGTCGGTTCGCACGACCAGTCACTGTACTGTTTGAAGACAGCCACGGGTGAAAAAGTGTGGGAAGTCGTCACCGAAGGTCCGGTGAATTGTTCCGTGGCGGTCGAAGGCAATTCCACATTCACCACCGGCTGCGATGGGTTGTTGCGGGTGATTGATATCACCACCGGAAAAGAAAACATCGCGTTGCAGCAACAAGTCGGCAGCTATGTGATTGCTTCTCCGGCAGTGATGGGTGACCTGCTGTATGTAGGCAATCACGATGCGGAGTTTTGGGCGGTCGATTGGAAAAACGGCAAACACCTGTGGACGTATAAAGCAGAGCGGCGGCACTACCCGTTTCATTCCTCCGCAGCCGTGACCGACGATCTGGTTGTGGTGGGCAATGGGGACAAACGTTTGCACTGCATCGACCGGGCGACGGGCAAAGGGCGGTGGATGTTCGATACCCGCGGCGCGGTCGACGGCTCACCAGTGGTGGTGGGCGACCGGGTCTATTTTGGCTCGGGCGATGGGAAGTTGTACGGAGTGAATCTCGCCGACGGCAAAGAAGTTTTTCGATTCGTAGGCGGCCGCCCGTTCACTGCTTCGCCGGCGGTCGGCGAAGGCTGCTTGGTGATCGGATCGGAGTCGAGTAAAGGTTACATCTATTGTTTCGGCAAGAAACCCGCAGCCCAATGA